The Zonotrichia leucophrys gambelii isolate GWCS_2022_RI unplaced genomic scaffold, RI_Zleu_2.0 Scaffold_433_42608, whole genome shotgun sequence sequence cccccgggTGAATTTTTGGGACCCTCAGGTGAGTTTGGGGCTCCccaggtgatttttggggttcctcagGTGCTCCCtcaggtgattttggggtcccccaggtgGGTTTTGGGATCCCTCCGGTGAATTTTGGGTCCCCGGGACAGATTTGGGACCCCTCCAATGATTTTGGGACCCCCCAGGTGAATTTTTGGACCCCCCCAGGTGAGTTTGGGGACCCCCAGATGGTTTTGGGACCCCAAGacgattttggggttccccaggtgaattttgggaccCCCAGGTGAGTTCTGAGGTTCCCAAGTCAGTTTAGGGTCCCccccaggtgaattttggggccCCCCCAGATGAGTTTTGGGTCCCcccaggtgattttggggttctccaggtgaattttggggctcCCCAGGTGAgatttggggttccccaggtgAGATTTGGGGCCCcccaggtgattttggggttccccaggtgattttggggttccccaggtgCCCCTCAGGAGGGTTTTTGGGACCCTCAGATGATTTTGGGACCCCCAGGTGagttttggggacccccagatgattttggggttccccaggtgAGTTTGGGGTTCCCAAGTCAGTTCAGGGCCCCCccccaggtgaattttggggcccccccaaaccccaaaaccactccCGGGGTCTCTCAGGGATGAGTttaatgcagcagcagcagcagcggcagcagccaggtgagttcaggtgtgcccaggtgtgcccaggtgtgcccaggtgtgcccaggtgtgcccaggtgagtcagtgcagcagctccaggcaacAACAGACCAGAaagatcccccaaaatccctcagagaccccaaaaatccaccccagagccaagcagcagtgcccaggtgagttcagcagtgcccaggtgtgcccaggtgtgcccaggtgtgcccgtgcagcagctccaggcagcgACAGACCCCaaagaacccccaaaatccctcagagaccccaaaaatacccccaagaATCAACCCCAGAGCCAAGCAgtggtgcccaggtgtgcccaggtgtgccaggtgtgccagtgcagcagctccagccccaaaaGCTCCTCCAGagacccaaaaaaatcccaaaaatccagcccaaagcaaagcagatgtgcccaggtgagttcagcagtgcccaggtgtgcccaggtgtgcccaggtgagtcagtgcagcagctccaggcagcgACAGCCCCAAaagatcccccaaaatccctcagagaccccaaaaatccaccccagagccaagcagcagtgcccaggtgtgcccaggtgagttcagcagtgcccaggtgagtcagtgcagcagctccagaccCCAAAGAACCCCCAAAAGTTcttcagagaccccaaaaatacccccaaaatccaccccagagcaaagcagcagctcccaggtgtgcccaggtgagttcagcagtgcccaggtgtgcccaggtgtgccaggggtgcccaggtgtgcccaggtgagtcagtgcagcagctccaggcagcgACAGACCAGAAAGAACCCCCAAAAGTTcttcagagaccccaaaaatccaccccaggtgtgcccaggtgagtcCAGcaatgcccaggtgtgccaggcatgcccagctgtgcccaggtgtgccagtgcagcagctccaggcagcgACAGCCGCAAaagatcccccaaaatccttcagagaccccaaaaatccaccccagagcaaagcagctgtgcccaggtgtgcccaggtgtgccaggtgtgcccaggtgagtcAATCCAGCAGCGACagccccaaaacatccccaaggaaccccaaaaaaaccctgaaacccCCCCAAAAGTCCACcccagagcaaagcagcaccttccagctgtgcccaggtgagttCAGcaatgcccaggtgtgcccaggtgagtcagtgcagcagctccaggcagcgACAGACCCCAAAGAATCCCCAAAAGTTcttcagagaccccaaaaaaaccccaaaaacccccaaaaatccaccccagagcaaagcagctgtgcccaggtgtgcccaggtgtgcccaggtgtgcccaggtgagtcagtgcagcagctccaggcagcgACAGACCCCAAAGAACCCccaaaaaagaccccaaaaatcaacccCAGAGCcaagcagcagtgcccaggtgtgcccagctgtgccaggtgtgcccaggtgtgcccaggtgaccccaaattGGGAACCGGGGGATCCTGGAGGCCTCTCCAGTGGAATTCTGGGgagaatttttgaatttttggggtaaatttggtGTTTTTTAGGGGTCCcgaggggatttttgggggtcctggggccGAGTTTGGGATtcttgggggggatttggggtttttttgggggtcccagatgtgtttttggggggatttgggggtttattGGGGGTCCCAGATGTGTTTTTAggggaatttgggtttttttggggggattttggggttttttgggggtcccagatgtgtttttgggggaatttggggttttttggggggggatttgggggttttttgggggtcccagatgtgtttttggggggatttggggtttttttggggggtcccaaggagatttttggggtctcaggggtgaatttgggagggtttgggattcttggggggattttttggggtcccagggtggttttagggtgattttggggttttttggggtcccagaggtcattttggggtttttggggtgagttttggggtcccagggcaattttggggtttttttgggggggttccaggggtggttttggggtaaattttgggatttttgggggtcccagagctggttttggggtgaattttggggtttctgggggggattttggggtgaatttagggatttttggggggattttgggggtcccagagctgcttttagggtgatttttggggtgaattttgggtttttgaggggtcacagagctgcttttggggtgattttttgtgtgaattttggggatttttttgtgtgaattttgggcattttggggggatttgaggttcttgggggatttgggatttttggggtgaattttcgggtttttgggggtgaatTTTCGGGtttttaaaggggattttttgtgtgaattttggggtttttgaggggatttttggggtgaattttggggtttttgggggatttgaggtttttgggggtttgggatttttggggtgaattttgggatttttgagttgattttggggtgaattttgggggtttcgGGTCAGTGTGGGGGAGGGGAGCTCTTACGGAAACGAACCCTCTGGAAATCCGAGATCTCCACCCCCGGCCCTGTGGGAACGgcaccagtataaaccagtatagaccagtataaaccagtataaaccagtatggaccagtataaaccagtatggaccagtataaaccagtataaaccagtatggaccagtataaaccagtatagaccaATTCAAGCAGTCCAGACCAGTCTAAACCAGTTAAACCCCCCCAGTGaccctcccagtacaaaccagtaacccccaatcccctcccagttccccccaatcccctcccagttccctcccagtccatcccagtttatcccagtcccctcccagtttatcccagtaacccccagtcccctcccaatccctcccagtccatcccagtttgtcccagttccccccagtttatcccagtgcccgccaatcccctcccagttccccccagtcccctcccagtttatcccagtaacctccagtcccctcccagtcctcccagttccctcccagtttgtcccagttcccttcccagtttatcccagtgcccgccaatcccctcccagtccatcccagttcaatcccagtctctcccagttccccccaatcccctcccagtccctcccagtatccccccagttccctcccagtttgtcccagttcaatcccagcccctcccagtcccatcccagtttcccccagtttgtcccagtttatTCCAgttccccccaatcccctcccagtccctcccagttcccccccctgtttatcccagtcccttcccagtttgtcccagtatgctcccagtccctcccagtaacccaaatccccatcccagtcgctcccagtccatcccagtttatcccagttccctcccaatCCAttcccagtccgtcccagtccatcccagtatcctCCCAGTaacccaaatccccatcccagtccatcccagtatatcccagacccccccagttccctcccagtccatcccagtttgtcccagtccctcccagttccctcccagtccctcccagtatccccagtaccGTCGGGGGGGGTCCCGTTTGGCTCCGGGGTCTCCGGGGGGCTCCGGCAGGGGCtcgggggggggaggggcggctcCGGGACCccgccctgggctgggggaggggcgggggggggcggccctgggggagagagagaccgggggttactggtttggactggtttgaactgggatggactgggagagactgTGGGTTACTGGTGtggactgggagagactgggggttactggtttggactgggagaGACCGGGGgttactggtttggactggtttgaactgggagagaccgggggttactggtttggactggtttgaactgggagaGACCGGGGGTTACTGGTgtggactggtttggactggtttgaactgggacaGACCGGGGGTTACTGGTGTggactggtttgaactgggagagactggtgtggactggtttgaactgggagagactggtttgaactgggatggTCACTGGTGTGAACTGGGATGGTCACTGGGTgttactggtttgaactgggagagactggTTTAAACTGGAGGTCACTGGTTTAAACTGGGGGGGtcactggtttgaactgggagttactggtttgaactgggagagactggtttgaactgggggGGTCACTGGTTTGGACTGGGCCATATCGGGGGGGGGtcactggtttgaactggggttactggtttaaactgggagttactggttCAAACTGGTTCGTACCAGGGGGCTCACTGGGGGtcactggtttgaactgggagtcactggtttgaactgggggTCACTGGTTagaactgggagttactggtttgaactgggagttactggtttGAACTAGGGGTCACTGGTTtaaactgggagttactggtttgaactgggggttactggtttgaactgggggTACTGGTTtaactgggagttactggtttTGAACTGGGAgtactggtttgaactgggagtcactggtttgaactgggggGGTCACTGGTTTGACTGGCATACTGGGGGGtcactggtttgaactgggagttactggtttgaactggggggtcactggtttgaactgggagttactggtttAAACTGGGGgtactggtttgaactgggagttactggtttgaactgggagttactggtttgaactgggggtcactggtttaaactgggagttactggtttgaactgggggGAgttactggtttgaactgggagttactggtttAAACTGGGAGTCACTGGTTTGAATTGGGAgttactggtttgaactgggagttactggttCGAACTGGGGGGAgttactggtttgaactgggggGGtcactggtttgaactgggcGTTACTGGTTTAACTGGAGTCACTGGTTGAACTGGGAGAACTGGTTGAACTGGTTACGGTTGAACTGGGGTCACTGGTTTGAACTGGAGTTACTGTTTGAACTGGTTATGGGGGGTACTGGTTTGAATGGGAGTTACGGTGGTTCATACCAGGGGCTCACTGGGGGtcactggtttgaactgggagttactggtttgaactgggggGGTCACTGGTTTGGACTGGGCCATATCATGGGGGGGGGGTCACTGGTTTAAACTGGGCGTTACTGGTTCGCACTGGTCCGTACCGGGGGGCTCACTGGTCTGGACTGGTTCGCGCTGGTTCTCACTGGTCTGAACTGGTTTGTGCTCGGggccctcctgcccttcctcctcctcctcctcctcctcctcctcgtcctcgtCCCCCCCGCTCAGATCCTCCCACTGATCCGAGTCCTCCTGGgagccccccgggaccccccccgggACGGCAATGGTGCCTTCCGGAACCTTCTCTGGGACCTGGGGAAAAACGGGAtccggggggggaagggggggaaatcacaaattaacaaaattcacaaattccaaaaattccccaaaattcccaaatcacAAATTACCAAAATTCACAAatccaaaaacccccaaattatcaaaattcccaaaattcccacaattcccaaatCACAAATtaccaaaattcccaaatccaaaaacccccaaattatcaaaattcccaaaattcccacaattcccaaatCACAAATtaccaaaattcccaaatccaaaaacccccaaattatcaaaattcccaaaattcccacaattcccaaatCACAAATTACCAAAATTCACAAatccaaaaacccccaaattatcaaaattcccaaaattcccacaattcccaaattcctaCAATTCCAAAATCCGAAAATTCcgaatcccaaaattccaagggaaatcccaaaaattctggGAGGTCCCAAAAtttcaaaatcccaaattttaaaaatcacaaaatacctgatttcccaaatcccagaattctggggatcccaaaaatctcaaattcccaaaattctggggGGTCCAAAATTCCCAACTCCCAAATCCTAAAATTCTGGAGGGTCcttaaatcccaaatcccaactcccaaaattccagggggtccccaaaatcctTGGGGGGGGTGGATCCCAAAATTCTGGGGAGTCCCAAATTCAAAATCCCAACTCACCAAGTccaaaaatccaaatccaaaaatgacaaatcccaaaaatcccaaaatcccaggggatccccaaattctgggggtccccaaaatcccaaaattccgggaattcccaaattttggggtcacctgggggctCTCAGGCTCCGGGTTCGGCTCTGGCTGCGGCTCCCAGCGATCGTCGTGGAAACTGCAAaaggaatttggggagaaatttgggaatttcgggcaaaaatggggaaatcccaaaaaaatcccgtagaaaatgggaattcagcccaaaatttctgggaaaagggaaggaagaggggattgcccatccccaaaatcccccaatttccccctccaaaaatcaaaatgtgcccccaaatccccctaaaatccACAATAATTGcatcaaaatcccaaaaaatcccctccaaaaatgcccccaaattctccccccaaaatctcccaaatcccactaaaaatcccccaaaaatcaaaaaaaattcccccctttaaaaaaaccccaaatccccccaaatgtcaccaaaaaatccccacaaaaattccctttaaaatccCCAATAAAAATCTACAAAATCCCCCcgaatcccaaaattccccacaaaaattccctttaaaatccccaaaaaaatttacatAATCCCCCcgaatcccaaaattccccacaaaaatcaaaatcccctaaaattcaccaaaaattccAGCCAAAAAAACCGAAATTACCCTcaaatcaacaaaaaaatcccacaaaaatctgccccaaaacaccgaaatctccccaaaaaatccccccaaaaaaaccaaaatccccccaaaatttcccaaaattcccaaaaatttaaatccccaaaaatgccccaaattcccGCCCCTCCCCCTCACCTGTagggccgcccctcccccctctGGCGGCCCCGCCTCCTGCGCGCgcggtgggggaggggcaggaaCTCGGCCagggtgggggggggaggggcggggcctggcGGGGCCCCTCCCACATCCGGGTCCTCCGGGACCTCCGAGAACCTGAGGGGGGGGAAAGGCAcggtgggaccccaaaaaccccaaaattgaaCCCGAAATTCACCTCAAAATTcagccaaaaacccccaaaatttaccccaaaaactccaaaattgaacccaaaattcacctcaaaattcagccccaaacccccaaaattcaccccaaaaacctcaaaattgaACCCGAAATTCACCtcaaaattcagccccaaacccccaaaatttaccccaaaacctccaaaatttaacccaaaattcacctgaaaataacccccaaaattcaccccaaaattcacctaaaataaaccaacccaaaatttccccaaacccaaaattgacccaaaacacctcaaaatTGAACCCAAACACCCAAAATtagccccaaaaccccaaaattaacccaaaaatcATAACCCGAAAATTCACctcaaaattcaccccaaacctcaaaattacccaaaatcaTTAATACCCAAAATTacccaaacccaaaattacAAATTCACCTAATAACCACAAAATTTACCCAAACtccaaaattacccaaaattcACTCAAAATTAGCCAaacccaaaattaccccaaaactCCAATTTAACCCAaaaattttatctgaaaataccaaaataattCATTCCAAAATTCACAAATTCAAAAATTACCCAGATTTAACCAAATTCACCTGAAAcccaattttcccaaaaattcacctgATTTCAATTTTAACCCAAAATCAACcaaatccttttctttccaaaatcccatttctcttgaccccaaatcccattgttttcttccaaaaatcCCATACATTGGtctaaaaatcccaattttttttccaaaacat is a genomic window containing:
- the LOC135441698 gene encoding proline-rich protein HaeIII subfamily 1-like; this encodes NGILGRERIDRERLQRHRDHRGAWRREWDAQKPEHLFSEVPEDPDVGGAPPGPAPPPPTLAEFLPLPHRARRRRGRQRGEGRPYSFHDDRWEPQPEPNPEPESPQVPEKVPEGTIAVPGGVPGGSQEDSDQWEDLSGGDEDEEEEEEEEEEGQEGPEHKPVQTSENQREPVQTSEPPGPPPPAPPPAQGGVPEPPLPPPSPCRSPPETPEPNGTPPDGPGVEISDFQRVRFREPSDPPRCDGGGTPNPT